From the Serratia nematodiphila DZ0503SBS1 genome, one window contains:
- a CDS encoding YchO/YchP family invasin, with the protein MKDVIQAVLIKTKKRLWRRRQTAWLAGALVWLAGAAPACAESPPAPESVVSSAPAAADPAANLPELGGAPDDAAREKQWAEMAKQFGEKDLNNVSRQQMRSRAEDYLLGQATGALQQQAQELLSPLGTARLSLKMTGEGDFTGSNGQLFSPLYDVDGLLTYSQIGWLQQSAGALGNFALGQRWIAGDWLLGYNTALDSDFARQRNRGSVGAEAWGDYLRFSTNYYYPLSALAQQPGDGVFFSRPARGYDITTQGYLPFYRQIGGSLSYEQYLGDNVDLFGSGKKQNDPRAMQLGLNYTPVPLVTMKALHKIGAGGQSQDQIELALSYRLGVPLVKQISPEYVAQAKSLRGSRYDPIERKNVPVLEFRQRKTLQVFLATPPWSLQAGETVPLVLEIKALNGISHVSWQGDTQALSLTPPHNANDPQGWTAIVPPWDDAPGAANSYRLSVTLEDDKQQRVTSNWIELKVAPPLTATAGDDAGLPPIKTLTPPPIPAQTGPLYGGD; encoded by the coding sequence ATGAAAGACGTTATTCAGGCAGTACTCATCAAGACTAAAAAACGACTCTGGCGCCGACGCCAGACGGCGTGGCTGGCCGGGGCGCTGGTGTGGCTGGCCGGCGCGGCGCCCGCCTGTGCCGAATCCCCGCCGGCGCCGGAGAGCGTTGTCTCTTCCGCACCGGCCGCCGCAGATCCGGCGGCGAACTTGCCCGAACTGGGCGGCGCGCCCGATGACGCCGCGCGCGAGAAGCAGTGGGCCGAGATGGCCAAGCAGTTCGGCGAAAAAGATCTGAATAACGTTTCCCGTCAGCAGATGCGCAGCCGCGCCGAGGATTATCTGCTGGGCCAGGCGACCGGCGCGCTGCAACAGCAGGCGCAGGAACTGTTGTCGCCGCTGGGCACCGCCCGATTATCGCTGAAGATGACCGGTGAGGGGGACTTTACCGGCAGCAACGGGCAGTTATTCAGCCCGCTGTACGACGTTGACGGATTGCTGACCTACAGCCAGATCGGCTGGCTACAGCAAAGCGCCGGGGCGCTCGGTAATTTCGCGCTGGGGCAGCGCTGGATCGCCGGTGACTGGCTGCTGGGGTACAACACGGCGCTCGACAGCGATTTCGCCCGGCAGCGCAATCGCGGCAGCGTCGGCGCGGAGGCCTGGGGAGACTACCTGCGTTTCTCCACCAACTATTACTACCCGCTGTCGGCGCTGGCGCAACAGCCTGGCGATGGCGTGTTTTTCAGCCGCCCGGCGCGCGGTTACGACATTACGACGCAAGGCTATCTGCCGTTTTATCGCCAGATCGGTGGTTCGCTCAGCTATGAGCAGTATCTCGGCGATAATGTCGATCTGTTCGGCAGCGGCAAAAAACAAAACGATCCGCGCGCGATGCAGCTGGGGCTCAATTACACCCCGGTGCCGCTGGTGACGATGAAGGCGCTGCATAAGATTGGCGCGGGCGGGCAGAGCCAGGATCAGATCGAGCTGGCGCTGAGCTATCGGCTCGGGGTGCCGTTGGTGAAGCAGATTTCGCCGGAGTATGTGGCGCAGGCCAAGTCGCTGCGCGGCAGCCGCTACGATCCTATCGAACGCAAGAACGTGCCGGTGTTGGAGTTCCGCCAGCGCAAAACGCTGCAGGTGTTCCTCGCCACGCCGCCGTGGAGCCTGCAGGCGGGGGAAACCGTGCCGCTGGTGCTGGAAATCAAGGCATTGAACGGGATTTCTCACGTCAGTTGGCAGGGGGATACGCAGGCGCTGAGCCTGACGCCGCCGCACAACGCCAACGATCCGCAGGGCTGGACGGCGATCGTGCCGCCGTGGGACGATGCGCCGGGCGCCGCCAACAGCTACCGGCTATCGGTCACGCTGGAGGACGATAAACAGCAGCGCGTGACGTCCAACTGGATAGAGCTGAAAGTGGCGCCGCCGCTGACGGCGACCGCCGGTGATGACGCGGGCCTGCCGCCGATCAAAACCCTGACGCCGCCGCCGATCCCGGCGCAAACCGGGCCGCTGTACGGCGGCGACTAA